From Sander lucioperca isolate FBNREF2018 chromosome 14, SLUC_FBN_1.2, whole genome shotgun sequence, the proteins below share one genomic window:
- the LOC116047492 gene encoding tripartite motif-containing protein 44-like, protein MSEIKINKKVRKTAVRETNQGVEEQEEGEPEESVDVGERACDESEGSDTEREIPEDEEDEEEGKEEENIQGQREEQPEGQQVDPCGSSTAHQKSASPRMMYQYSPT, encoded by the exons ATGTCTGAAATTAAGA TaaacaaaaaagtgagaaaaacagcagtgagagaaacaaatcaAGGTGTTGAAGAGCAGGAAGAAGGAGAGCCAGAGGAGTCAGTGGATGTTGGAGAGAGGGCATGTGATGAAAGTGAGGGCTCTGACACAGAGAGGGAAATTccagaggatgaggaggatgaagaagagggtAAGGAGGAAGAAAACatacagggacagagagaggaacagcCAGAGGGACAGCAAGTGGATCCATGTGGATCAAGTACTGCACATCAG AAATCAGCAAGTCCAAGAATGATGTACCAGTACAGCCCAACTTGA